In Panthera leo isolate Ple1 chromosome E3, P.leo_Ple1_pat1.1, whole genome shotgun sequence, a genomic segment contains:
- the LFNG gene encoding beta-1,3-N-acetylglucosaminyltransferase lunatic fringe isoform X2 — protein sequence MLKRCGRRLLLALAGALLACLLVLTADPPPPPVPAERGRRALRSLAGPAGAAPARGLEAAAAAAAPAALAREVHSLSEYFSLLTRARRDAGPPPGGAPRPADGHPPPPAEPLAPHDVFIAVKTTRKFHRARLDLLLETWISRHKQMTFIFTDGEDEALARRTGNVVNTNCSAAHSRQALSCKMAVEFDHFMESGRKWFCHVDDDNYVNVRALLRLLASYPHTQDVYIGKPSLDRPIQATERVSENTMRPVHFWFATGGAGFCISRGLALKMSPWARGHFMNTAERIRLPDDCTIGYIVEALLGVPLIRSGLFHSHLENLQQVPASELHEQVTLSYGMFENKRNAIHVKGPFSVEADPSRFRSIHCHLYPDTPWCPRTSIF from the exons ATGCTCAAGCGCTGCGGCCGACGCCTGCTGCTGGCGCTGGCGGGCGCGCTGCTCGCCTGCCTGCTGGTGCTCACGGCggacccgcccccgcccccggtgCCCGCCGAGCGCGGCCGGCGAGCGCTGCGCAGCCTGGCGGGCCCCGCGGGGGCGGCCCCGGCTCGCGGgctggaggcggcggcggcggcggcggctcccgCTGCGCTCGCCCGCGAGGTGCACAGTCTGTCCGAGTACTTCAGCCTGCTGACCCGCGCGCGCAGAGACGCGGGCCCGCCGCCCGggggcgccccccgccccgccgacGGCCACCCGCCGCCCCCAGCGGAGCCGCTGGCGCCCCACGACGTCTTCATCGCGGTCAAGACCACCAGAAAGTTTCACCGCGCGCGCCTCGACCTGCTGCTGGAGACCTGGATCTCGCGCCACAAGCAGATG ACGTTTATTTTCACCGACGGGGAGGATGAAGCCCTGGCCAGGCGCACCG GCAACGTGGTGAACACCAACTGCTCGGCTGCCCACAGCCGCCAGGCCCTGTCCTGCAAGATGGCCGTGGAGTTTGACCACTTCATGGAATCCGGGAGGAA GTGGTTTTGTCACGTGGATGATGACAACTACGTCAACGTCAGGGCTTTGCTGCGGCTGCTGGCCAGCTACCCGCACACCCAGGACGTTTACATTGGCAAGCCCAGTCTGGACAGGCCCATCCAGGCCACCGAGAGGGTCAGCGAGAACACGATG CGTCCCGTCCACTTCTGGTTTGCCACCGGTGGGGCTGGCTTCTGCATCAGCCGGGGGCTGGCCCTGAAGATGAGCCCGTGGGCCAG GGGCCACTTCATGAACACGGCCGAGCGCATCCGCTTGCCGGACGACTGCACCATCGGCTACATCGTGGAGGCCCTCCTGGGGGTGCCCCTCATCCGCAGCGGGCTCTTCCACTCCCACCTGGAGAACCTGCAGCAGGTGCCGGCCTCAGAGCTCCACGAGCAG gTGACCCTCAGCTACGGCATGTTTGAAAATAAGCGGAACGCCATCCACGTGAAGGGGCCCTTCTCCGTGGAGGCCGACCCgtccag GTTCCGCTCCATCCACTGCCACCTGTACCCAGACACGCCCTGGTGTCCTCGCACCAGCATCTTCTAG
- the LFNG gene encoding beta-1,3-N-acetylglucosaminyltransferase lunatic fringe isoform X1: MLKRCGRRLLLALAGALLACLLVLTADPPPPPVPAERGRRALRSLAGPAGAAPARGLEAAAAAAAPAALAREVHSLSEYFSLLTRARRDAGPPPGGAPRPADGHPPPPAEPLAPHDVFIAVKTTRKFHRARLDLLLETWISRHKQMTFIFTDGEDEALARRTGNVVNTNCSAAHSRQALSCKMAVEFDHFMESGRKWFCHVDDDNYVNVRALLRLLASYPHTQDVYIGKPSLDRPIQATERVSENTMRPVHFWFATGGAGFCISRGLALKMSPWASRGHFMNTAERIRLPDDCTIGYIVEALLGVPLIRSGLFHSHLENLQQVPASELHEQVTLSYGMFENKRNAIHVKGPFSVEADPSRFRSIHCHLYPDTPWCPRTSIF, encoded by the exons ATGCTCAAGCGCTGCGGCCGACGCCTGCTGCTGGCGCTGGCGGGCGCGCTGCTCGCCTGCCTGCTGGTGCTCACGGCggacccgcccccgcccccggtgCCCGCCGAGCGCGGCCGGCGAGCGCTGCGCAGCCTGGCGGGCCCCGCGGGGGCGGCCCCGGCTCGCGGgctggaggcggcggcggcggcggcggctcccgCTGCGCTCGCCCGCGAGGTGCACAGTCTGTCCGAGTACTTCAGCCTGCTGACCCGCGCGCGCAGAGACGCGGGCCCGCCGCCCGggggcgccccccgccccgccgacGGCCACCCGCCGCCCCCAGCGGAGCCGCTGGCGCCCCACGACGTCTTCATCGCGGTCAAGACCACCAGAAAGTTTCACCGCGCGCGCCTCGACCTGCTGCTGGAGACCTGGATCTCGCGCCACAAGCAGATG ACGTTTATTTTCACCGACGGGGAGGATGAAGCCCTGGCCAGGCGCACCG GCAACGTGGTGAACACCAACTGCTCGGCTGCCCACAGCCGCCAGGCCCTGTCCTGCAAGATGGCCGTGGAGTTTGACCACTTCATGGAATCCGGGAGGAA GTGGTTTTGTCACGTGGATGATGACAACTACGTCAACGTCAGGGCTTTGCTGCGGCTGCTGGCCAGCTACCCGCACACCCAGGACGTTTACATTGGCAAGCCCAGTCTGGACAGGCCCATCCAGGCCACCGAGAGGGTCAGCGAGAACACGATG CGTCCCGTCCACTTCTGGTTTGCCACCGGTGGGGCTGGCTTCTGCATCAGCCGGGGGCTGGCCCTGAAGATGAGCCCGTGGGCCAG CAGGGGCCACTTCATGAACACGGCCGAGCGCATCCGCTTGCCGGACGACTGCACCATCGGCTACATCGTGGAGGCCCTCCTGGGGGTGCCCCTCATCCGCAGCGGGCTCTTCCACTCCCACCTGGAGAACCTGCAGCAGGTGCCGGCCTCAGAGCTCCACGAGCAG gTGACCCTCAGCTACGGCATGTTTGAAAATAAGCGGAACGCCATCCACGTGAAGGGGCCCTTCTCCGTGGAGGCCGACCCgtccag GTTCCGCTCCATCCACTGCCACCTGTACCCAGACACGCCCTGGTGTCCTCGCACCAGCATCTTCTAG